The Catenulispora sp. MAP5-51 genome has a window encoding:
- a CDS encoding GNAT family N-acetyltransferase, which produces MTDSLQITRASLADWPLIQGWCADEGWNPGDHDGPCFLAQDPEGFFVGRIGGEPVSAVSVVNYGEDFSFLGLHLVKPEFRGRGHGLATWKAALPRAGARTVGLDGVLAQQDKYRKSGFTDAHRTVRFVGDLTSDGSGSAAAVPLAQAGFGEVADYDALCFPAPRPVFLREWFAAPGHVGRALIVDGRLVGYGVLRTAHDGHRVGPLFADSRVYAEVILDALVAGAAGDPGFTGRGGTGRTGAARIVIDVPDTNREALAMVGALGLEPSFEVARMYTGPVREVDHGKAFGMTSLDLG; this is translated from the coding sequence ATGACGGACAGCCTGCAGATCACGCGCGCGTCCCTCGCCGACTGGCCCCTCATCCAGGGCTGGTGCGCCGACGAGGGATGGAACCCCGGAGACCACGACGGCCCCTGCTTCCTGGCGCAGGACCCCGAGGGCTTCTTCGTCGGGCGGATCGGCGGCGAGCCGGTCTCGGCGGTGTCCGTGGTGAACTACGGCGAGGACTTCTCCTTCCTCGGGCTGCACCTGGTCAAGCCGGAGTTCCGCGGCCGCGGCCACGGCCTGGCCACGTGGAAGGCGGCGCTGCCGCGGGCCGGCGCGCGCACCGTCGGCCTCGACGGGGTCCTGGCGCAGCAGGACAAATACCGGAAGTCGGGTTTCACGGACGCGCACCGCACCGTGCGCTTCGTCGGCGACCTGACCTCCGACGGCTCGGGTTCGGCGGCCGCGGTGCCGCTGGCCCAGGCCGGCTTCGGCGAGGTCGCCGACTACGACGCGCTGTGCTTCCCGGCGCCGCGCCCGGTGTTCCTGCGCGAGTGGTTCGCCGCCCCCGGGCACGTCGGCAGGGCCCTGATCGTCGACGGCCGGCTCGTCGGCTACGGCGTGCTGCGCACGGCCCACGACGGCCACCGCGTCGGCCCGCTGTTCGCCGACTCCCGCGTCTACGCCGAGGTGATCCTGGACGCGCTGGTCGCCGGGGCCGCCGGCGACCCGGGGTTCACCGGGCGCGGCGGGACGGGCCGCACCGGCGCGGCGCGCATCGTGATCGACGTGCCGGATACCAACCGCGAGGCGCTGGCGATGGTCGGCGCGCTGGGCCTGGAGCCCTCGTTCGAGGT
- a CDS encoding nitroreductase/quinone reductase family protein produces the protein MTNPWNALVTRLGRQKWFATTFKGVAPHVDRFLGRVTGGRVFMLTGTGLPTLLLTTTGRKSGQQRTVPLLYSRYQGALLVVGSNWGQEQNPAWALNLLASPEATVAVRGASGPVHARVLEGEERELVWNTILTKTWPGYENYAERSGRHINIFALEPVKKTTAAG, from the coding sequence ATGACCAACCCGTGGAACGCCCTCGTCACGCGCCTCGGCCGTCAGAAGTGGTTCGCGACCACCTTCAAGGGAGTGGCCCCGCACGTGGACCGCTTCCTGGGCCGGGTCACCGGCGGCCGGGTGTTCATGCTCACCGGTACCGGACTGCCGACGCTGCTGCTGACCACCACCGGCCGCAAGTCCGGCCAGCAGCGCACCGTGCCGCTGCTGTACTCGCGCTACCAGGGCGCGCTGCTGGTGGTCGGCTCCAACTGGGGCCAGGAGCAGAACCCGGCGTGGGCGCTGAACCTGCTGGCGAGCCCGGAGGCGACGGTCGCGGTCCGCGGGGCGTCCGGTCCGGTCCACGCGCGCGTCCTGGAGGGCGAGGAGCGCGAACTGGTCTGGAACACGATCCTGACGAAGACCTGGCCGGGCTATGAGAACTACGCCGAGCGCTCCGGCCGCCACATCAACATCTTCGCGCTGGAGCCGGTGAAGAAGACCACGGCCGCCGGATGA
- a CDS encoding winged helix DNA-binding domain-containing protein has translation MSVRTLSERELNRATLDRQLLLRRSEMDAAQAVEHLVGLQTQIPPNHYVALWSRLTDFDPQGFSQRFQDREFVRISLQRSTIHTVTARDCLPLRGLLQPVQERSLKGAFGKRLQGIDLAELAQCARESAEQEPYTLNDLGKLLAESYPGHDVQALAAAARNNLALVQVTPRGLWQQGGQAKHTTAEHWLGNAKAVPAMQAEELVLRYLTAFGPASVMDAQSWSGLTGLREVFEKLRADLVVFQSESGTELFDLPDAPRPGEDVPAPARFLPDYDNVFIGHKERGRINDPRVPKEKVFAGNTPISTFTVDGWIRGVWKVETDRKRTTGTMNLTPLVAVTKAQRADLESEGAGLLEFLVPGADHDVRWIEDENG, from the coding sequence ATGAGCGTCCGCACCCTGAGCGAGCGCGAACTCAACCGCGCCACGCTCGACCGGCAGCTGCTGTTGCGGCGCTCGGAGATGGACGCGGCACAGGCCGTGGAACACCTGGTCGGCCTCCAGACGCAGATCCCGCCGAACCACTATGTGGCGCTGTGGTCGCGGTTGACGGACTTCGACCCGCAGGGGTTCTCCCAGCGTTTCCAGGACCGCGAGTTCGTCCGCATCAGCCTCCAGCGCTCGACGATCCACACCGTGACCGCGCGGGACTGTCTACCCCTGCGCGGACTGCTCCAGCCGGTCCAGGAGCGCAGCCTCAAGGGCGCGTTCGGTAAGCGTCTGCAGGGCATCGACCTGGCAGAGCTCGCACAGTGCGCACGAGAGTCCGCCGAGCAGGAGCCGTACACGCTCAACGACCTCGGCAAACTCCTGGCCGAGTCCTATCCCGGGCACGACGTCCAGGCGCTCGCCGCGGCGGCGCGCAACAACCTCGCGCTGGTCCAGGTGACGCCGCGCGGGTTGTGGCAGCAGGGCGGACAGGCGAAGCACACTACTGCGGAGCACTGGTTGGGAAACGCTAAGGCGGTTCCCGCTATGCAAGCCGAGGAGTTGGTCCTGCGCTATCTCACAGCGTTCGGACCGGCCTCGGTCATGGACGCCCAGAGCTGGAGCGGGCTCACCGGTCTGCGCGAAGTGTTCGAGAAGCTCCGGGCGGACCTCGTGGTCTTCCAGAGCGAATCCGGCACCGAACTGTTCGACCTTCCGGACGCGCCACGCCCCGGAGAAGACGTGCCGGCCCCGGCACGGTTCCTCCCGGACTACGACAACGTCTTCATCGGGCACAAGGAACGCGGCCGCATCAACGACCCGCGGGTACCCAAGGAGAAGGTCTTCGCGGGCAACACGCCGATCTCCACGTTCACCGTCGACGGATGGATCCGCGGCGTGTGGAAGGTGGAGACGGACAGGAAGCGCACTACGGGGACCATGAACCTCACCCCTCTGGTGGCGGTCACCAAAGCTCAGCGCGCTGATCTGGAATCCGAGGGAGCCGGGTTGCTGGAATTCCTGGTACCCGGGGCGGATCATGATGTGCGATGGATTGAGGACGAGAACGGTTGA
- a CDS encoding putative bifunctional diguanylate cyclase/phosphodiesterase — protein MRSPSLLSGWPGRERRLLGILAAALVVILAVFFPSHGTLRDVAWFAIAGWTTAAMAVGIRANRPPYAHAWYLLALAAGLLTASNHTDFAYARHTLPNFADWLGLLGYPLALIGLRLVMKHRLVGRDSAGTLDALIVVFAAAYAAWVYLIVPYYQDNGEPWDYRLIAILDPLGDLLLLGMLLRLLISSGPRSAALWLLSVGALFQTGADLVESSLRLNSANWFNSHAGNVVLELSWLMFAALWVAAAIVPSAHDLTRPVRETARDALPTAWSRPPRIAPLVLAALVTPTINAVELAEGDLPTGWAGPVIGLGVYLMILARVAVMVRSHRQALARESILLTASEGLGVASGRGQVAGALAEGAAGLFAGRKAEHKVLVAVDGTEGVRVAVTGGVNGGSGFGRTHPPAALPDPDSAQWRTMLSTLCSAAAVLAAAEDEPYSAVTSGGLKRREHFHPANVMHTADLPPPMAKRLGPQVHTSVVALDGTAGVLVVAAAEEDLAVLGGALEILTRQASAALERIGLSQEITRRDSEAYFRALVQNTSDAILIVDTGLVVRYASPSSTRLFGDLPLRDRPLGDVVGKVYAAEVAVRVGDPTPQPPVSRDWEIAIPGGDPHEVEATIADLRAEPTVGGFVLSLHDVTTARGLARTLQRHAYRDPLTDLPNRLAFLRGLEDAVELASPAVTVSVMLMDLDRFREINDFHGREAGDEVLRDTAERIKSRLGPGDVLARTGGDEFAVLAVRRADEAPMLPVGMPGEDKPFYVGPIAVTTSGALASCTAGASGASLLADAEMTLHAARGAGPNTWREYDPRLRADLARSAARRSGLDRALAEGSFELYYQPIVWLDDGDIGGFEALVRWPQPDGTIIPPDEFIPLAEATGQILPLGRWILRTATEQAARWNITRLAQGVAPVKISVNVSAHQLRDPGFPDEVGKALTDAGLDPAFLMVEATESSLIDRAGTALANLRTLTRRGVGVSLDDFGTGYSSLSYLRDLPVSALKIDKAFVDGVPDEPRQTALVKGIIGIAKSLALMVVAEGVETAQQRRALARMGADLGQGYLYARPMRVRQATELMRAGRVKLPRDEGEEADEDEFDDAGDGADGADGADEGESESEDRNGVGW, from the coding sequence ATGCGATCACCGTCGCTGCTGTCGGGCTGGCCAGGGCGCGAACGGCGCCTGCTCGGCATCCTGGCCGCCGCGCTCGTGGTGATCCTGGCTGTGTTCTTCCCCTCCCACGGCACCCTGCGCGATGTGGCGTGGTTCGCCATCGCCGGATGGACCACCGCGGCGATGGCGGTCGGGATCCGGGCCAACCGGCCGCCCTACGCGCACGCCTGGTACCTGCTGGCCCTGGCCGCCGGGCTGCTGACGGCCTCCAACCACACGGACTTCGCCTACGCGCGCCACACCCTGCCGAACTTCGCGGACTGGCTCGGGCTGCTCGGCTACCCGCTGGCGCTGATCGGCCTGCGGCTGGTGATGAAGCACCGGCTGGTCGGCCGGGACTCGGCCGGGACCCTGGACGCGCTGATCGTGGTGTTCGCCGCGGCCTACGCGGCGTGGGTCTACCTGATCGTGCCGTACTACCAGGACAACGGAGAGCCCTGGGACTACCGGCTGATCGCCATCCTGGACCCGCTCGGCGACCTGCTGCTGCTGGGCATGCTGCTGCGGCTGCTCATCTCCTCCGGGCCGCGCAGCGCGGCGCTGTGGCTGCTCAGTGTCGGCGCCCTGTTCCAGACCGGGGCCGACCTCGTAGAGTCCTCGCTGCGCCTGAACTCCGCCAACTGGTTCAACTCCCACGCCGGCAATGTGGTGCTGGAGCTCTCCTGGCTGATGTTCGCGGCGCTGTGGGTGGCCGCGGCGATCGTGCCCTCGGCGCACGACCTGACCAGACCGGTGCGGGAGACGGCCCGCGACGCGCTGCCGACCGCCTGGTCCCGGCCGCCCCGGATCGCCCCGCTGGTGCTTGCCGCGCTGGTGACGCCGACCATCAACGCCGTGGAACTGGCCGAGGGCGACCTGCCGACCGGCTGGGCCGGGCCGGTGATCGGGCTCGGGGTGTACCTGATGATCCTGGCGCGGGTCGCGGTGATGGTGCGCTCGCACCGGCAGGCGCTGGCGCGGGAGTCGATCCTGCTGACGGCCAGCGAGGGACTGGGCGTGGCCTCCGGGCGCGGGCAGGTGGCCGGGGCGCTGGCCGAGGGCGCGGCCGGGCTGTTCGCCGGGCGCAAGGCGGAGCACAAGGTGCTGGTGGCCGTGGACGGCACCGAGGGGGTGCGGGTGGCCGTCACCGGCGGCGTGAACGGCGGCTCCGGGTTCGGGCGGACCCACCCTCCGGCCGCGCTGCCGGATCCCGATTCCGCGCAGTGGCGCACGATGCTGAGCACGCTCTGCTCGGCCGCCGCCGTCCTCGCGGCGGCCGAGGACGAGCCGTACAGCGCCGTGACCTCCGGCGGGCTGAAGCGGCGCGAGCACTTCCACCCGGCAAACGTCATGCACACCGCCGACCTGCCGCCGCCGATGGCCAAGCGGCTGGGACCGCAGGTGCACACCAGCGTGGTGGCGCTGGACGGCACGGCCGGCGTGCTGGTCGTCGCGGCGGCTGAGGAGGACCTGGCGGTGCTCGGCGGGGCGCTGGAGATCCTGACCCGGCAGGCGTCCGCGGCGCTGGAGCGGATCGGGCTGAGCCAGGAGATCACCCGCCGGGACAGCGAGGCGTACTTCAGGGCGCTGGTGCAGAACACCTCGGACGCGATCCTGATCGTCGACACCGGGCTGGTGGTCCGCTACGCCTCGCCGTCCTCGACCCGGCTGTTCGGCGACCTGCCGCTGCGCGACCGGCCGCTGGGCGACGTGGTCGGCAAGGTCTACGCCGCCGAGGTCGCGGTGCGGGTCGGGGATCCGACGCCGCAGCCGCCGGTGAGCCGGGACTGGGAGATCGCGATCCCCGGCGGGGACCCGCACGAGGTCGAGGCGACCATCGCCGACCTGCGCGCCGAGCCGACGGTCGGCGGCTTCGTGCTGTCGCTGCACGACGTGACCACCGCGCGCGGGCTGGCGCGCACGCTGCAGCGGCACGCCTACCGCGACCCGCTCACCGACCTGCCGAACCGGCTGGCGTTCCTGCGCGGGCTGGAGGACGCGGTGGAGCTGGCCTCGCCGGCGGTGACGGTGAGCGTGATGCTGATGGACCTGGACCGGTTCCGGGAGATCAACGACTTCCACGGCCGCGAGGCCGGGGACGAGGTGCTGCGGGACACCGCCGAGCGGATCAAGTCCCGGCTCGGGCCCGGCGACGTGCTGGCGCGCACCGGCGGCGACGAGTTCGCGGTGCTGGCCGTCCGGCGCGCCGACGAGGCCCCGATGCTGCCGGTCGGGATGCCCGGCGAGGACAAGCCCTTCTACGTCGGGCCGATCGCCGTCACCACCTCCGGCGCCCTGGCCTCCTGCACGGCCGGGGCCAGCGGCGCCTCGCTGCTGGCCGACGCCGAGATGACCCTGCACGCCGCGCGCGGCGCCGGGCCCAACACCTGGCGCGAGTACGACCCGCGGCTGCGGGCCGACCTGGCGCGCAGCGCGGCCCGCCGCTCGGGACTGGACCGGGCCCTGGCCGAGGGCTCCTTCGAGCTCTACTACCAGCCGATCGTCTGGCTCGACGACGGCGACATCGGCGGCTTCGAGGCCCTGGTCCGCTGGCCGCAGCCGGACGGCACGATCATCCCGCCGGACGAGTTCATCCCGCTGGCCGAGGCCACCGGCCAGATCCTGCCGCTGGGCCGCTGGATCCTGCGCACCGCCACCGAGCAGGCGGCGCGCTGGAACATCACCCGCCTGGCCCAGGGCGTGGCCCCGGTGAAGATCTCGGTGAACGTCTCGGCGCACCAGCTGCGCGACCCGGGCTTCCCCGACGAGGTCGGCAAGGCCCTCACCGACGCCGGCCTGGACCCGGCGTTCCTGATGGTGGAGGCCACGGAGAGCTCGCTGATCGACCGCGCCGGCACCGCCCTGGCCAACCTCAGGACCCTGACCCGGCGCGGCGTGGGCGTCTCCCTGGACGACTTCGGCACCGGCTACTCCTCGCTGTCCTACCTGCGGGACCTGCCGGTCAGCGCCCTGAAGATCGACAAGGCCTTCGTCGACGGCGTCCCCGACGAGCCGCGGCAGACCGCCCTGGTGAAGGGCATCATCGGCATCGCCAAGTCGCTGGCGCTGATGGTGGTCGCCGAGGGCGTGGAGACGGCGCAGCAACGCCGGGCCCTGGCCCGCATGGGCGCCGACCTGGGACAGGGGTACCTGTACGCGCGGCCGATGCGGGTCCGCCAGGCCACGGAGCTGATGCGCGCCGGACGCGTGAAGCTGCCGCGCGATGAAGGCGAGGAGGCGGACGAGGACGAGTTCGACGACGCGGGTGACGGGGCCGACGGGGCCGACGGGGCCGACGAGGGCGAGTCCGAGTCCGAGGACCGGAACGGGGTGGGCTGGTGA
- a CDS encoding GGDEF domain-containing protein produces the protein MSGAGPRKPEDGAGDGVGSRSRAPGRAAEQQSEDSHVSPDSPKYPSAPRLIAPAQPPQLAASNRFPKDPSSPAIRHRRLRRPHPRHLSVTSVWEHSEVEHRRFATRFAGQLLLIGAGLGAFLTLVLGVQGGIFSAGWVVFLGACAIAAVWGLVFVLLPIPAPDPVLRATPAAAALLITVTLASNHSNAADGMLLLVWPLLFAAYLLPRRTAYWTLAIVVGCLTVILAEGSGPGRFEAWVETATSLALTLVVILRVRGQADRLKAALAEQASTDPLTGLSNRRAFDAALEREVARQRRTRAPLSLLAVDVDHFKKINDTWGHAAGDDTLAALGDLLPRLVRASDTVSRVGGEEFGVLLPDCTAPQARARADALRAEVWAASRGWTHPVTVSVGVATVPDSAEALDDLVVAADMALYAAKESGRDRVRVAPKRRREDVP, from the coding sequence GTGAGCGGCGCGGGGCCGAGGAAGCCCGAGGACGGGGCCGGGGACGGCGTGGGTTCGCGGTCCCGAGCCCCCGGGCGCGCGGCGGAGCAGCAGTCTGAAGACTCGCACGTCTCGCCCGACTCGCCGAAGTACCCATCCGCACCGCGCCTCATAGCCCCCGCGCAGCCGCCGCAGCTGGCCGCATCGAACCGCTTCCCCAAGGACCCCTCCTCCCCCGCGATCCGCCATCGCCGCTTACGGCGTCCGCACCCGCGGCACCTGTCCGTGACCTCCGTCTGGGAGCACAGCGAGGTGGAGCACCGGCGCTTCGCCACTCGCTTCGCCGGGCAGCTGCTGCTCATCGGTGCCGGGCTCGGTGCGTTCCTGACGCTCGTGCTCGGGGTGCAGGGCGGCATCTTCTCCGCCGGGTGGGTCGTGTTCCTCGGCGCGTGCGCCATCGCGGCCGTGTGGGGGCTGGTGTTCGTGCTGCTGCCGATACCGGCGCCGGATCCGGTGTTGCGGGCGACACCCGCGGCGGCGGCGCTGCTGATCACGGTCACGCTCGCGTCGAACCACAGCAACGCCGCCGACGGCATGCTGCTGCTCGTGTGGCCGTTGTTGTTCGCCGCGTATCTGCTGCCGCGGCGGACCGCTTACTGGACGCTGGCCATCGTCGTCGGGTGCCTCACGGTCATCCTGGCCGAGGGGTCCGGGCCGGGACGGTTCGAGGCCTGGGTGGAGACCGCCACCTCGCTGGCGCTCACGCTGGTGGTGATCCTGCGGGTGCGGGGGCAGGCCGACCGGCTCAAGGCGGCGCTGGCCGAGCAGGCCAGCACCGATCCGCTGACCGGGCTGAGCAACCGGCGGGCGTTCGACGCGGCGTTGGAGCGCGAGGTCGCGCGGCAGCGGCGGACGCGCGCGCCGTTGTCGCTGCTGGCGGTGGACGTCGACCACTTCAAGAAGATCAACGACACCTGGGGGCACGCCGCCGGCGACGACACCCTGGCCGCGCTCGGCGACCTGCTCCCACGCCTGGTGCGGGCCAGCGACACCGTCAGCCGGGTCGGCGGCGAGGAGTTCGGCGTGCTGCTCCCCGACTGCACAGCGCCGCAGGCCAGGGCGCGCGCCGACGCCCTGCGCGCCGAGGTCTGGGCCGCCTCGCGCGGCTGGACGCATCCGGTGACCGTCAGCGTGGGCGTGGCCACCGTGCCGGACTCCGCCGAGGCGCTGGACGACCTCGTCGTCGCCGCCGACATGGCGCTGTACGCGGCCAAGGAGTCCGGCCGGGACCGGGTGCGGGTGGCGCCGAAGCGGCGGCGGGAGGACGTGCCCTGA
- a CDS encoding VOC family protein, translating into MSGAGRRSRLDQVCVDIAPSAHDTEVAFWSGLSGLPVVPSSRFEEYSWLERPAGFPLDVLFQRVGEERPTSAHLDVSSSDADAEREWHESLGAEFVREGPNWLVMRDPGGGIYCLIRREPEAA; encoded by the coding sequence GTGTCCGGCGCGGGCCGGCGCAGTCGTCTGGACCAGGTGTGCGTCGACATCGCGCCGTCCGCGCACGACACCGAGGTCGCGTTCTGGAGCGGCCTGAGCGGACTGCCGGTCGTGCCGAGCAGCCGGTTCGAGGAGTACAGCTGGCTGGAGCGGCCGGCCGGGTTCCCGCTGGACGTGCTGTTCCAGCGGGTCGGCGAGGAGCGGCCGACGTCGGCGCACCTGGACGTGAGCAGCTCCGACGCCGACGCCGAGCGGGAATGGCACGAGTCGCTCGGCGCGGAGTTCGTCCGCGAGGGTCCGAACTGGCTCGTGATGCGGGATCCCGGGGGCGGGATCTACTGCCTGATCCGGCGCGAGCCGGAGGCGGCCTGA
- a CDS encoding penicillin acylase family protein yields the protein MRTDDDPQEPTGPEAEAELEPELEAEAEAEPEAPPTPAPTPTPAPRPRRRFRKLKITSAVLAGLLVVLVGAGTWWVNTSLHASYPQTKGTLHVAGLSASVEVDRDAQGVPQLYASTTHDLFFAQGYVQAQDRFWQMDVYRHVTAGRLSEMFGSGQVDTDKFIRTMGWRDVAQQEYDGLSAQTKAYLNAYCDGVNAYLKDHKGSQASVEYAVLGLQTDYTPYTWTPVDSLSWLKALAWDLRDNMQSEIDRALSSQTVAKNQVDQLFPPYPASHPVIVHQGAVVNGAFDQNASPTSDVPLSGAALPASAASALANLSHTVSALPAYLQPTVEGVGSNSWVVSGDLTATGKPLLANDPHLAPQLPSIWYQMGLHCTTVDAACPYDVTGFTMPGTPGVVIGHTPTVAWGFTNGTEDVSDLVLEKVSGSTYEYDGHQVPLTVKQETIKVAGGKSVPITVRTTNQGPLVSDADKDIASAGNGYAVALRWTALTPGHTADALFALDRATDWASFRAAAADFAVPSQNMIYADTSGNIGYQTPGRIPIRKNGDGRWPVPGWTDQYEWTGYVPFDQLPHELNPADGFVATANNPIIGPEYPYLLSEDFDYGYRANEITKRLQAATADGKKIDAAGMRAIQSDTRNEFASVLVPYLQKLPASSKKQTQAAVALFNGWDYTTPDTSAAAAYFYEVWKFICKDAFEAKLPSSVDVDGGDRWFAVTTDLLPEASSFWWNGNRDALLAKAMDQASAELTSQQGSDVKGWQWGALHKLTPTNQTLGTGGPWFVKWLVNGDPVPVSGGSSVVDATGFDIAKDFSVDELPSMRMVVDLSNLDASTWVNLTGASGHVDDPNYLDQLPLWRTFQTLPWPYSRPAVLAAAKDKLTLAP from the coding sequence ATGCGGACCGACGACGATCCCCAGGAACCGACCGGCCCCGAGGCCGAGGCCGAGCTTGAACCAGAGCTCGAAGCCGAGGCAGAGGCAGAGCCCGAGGCGCCCCCGACCCCGGCCCCGACGCCCACTCCGGCCCCGCGCCCGCGACGCCGCTTCAGAAAGCTCAAGATCACCTCCGCGGTCCTCGCCGGTCTGCTCGTGGTCCTGGTCGGCGCCGGCACCTGGTGGGTGAACACCTCGCTGCACGCCTCCTATCCGCAGACCAAGGGCACCCTGCACGTCGCCGGCCTGTCGGCGAGCGTCGAAGTGGACCGCGACGCCCAAGGCGTCCCGCAGCTCTACGCCTCGACCACGCACGACCTGTTCTTCGCCCAGGGCTACGTCCAGGCCCAGGACCGCTTCTGGCAGATGGACGTCTACCGCCACGTCACCGCCGGCCGCCTGTCCGAGATGTTCGGCTCCGGCCAGGTCGACACCGACAAGTTCATCCGCACCATGGGCTGGCGCGACGTCGCCCAGCAGGAGTACGACGGCCTGAGCGCGCAGACGAAGGCGTACCTGAACGCCTACTGCGATGGCGTGAACGCGTATTTGAAGGATCACAAGGGTTCCCAAGCGTCGGTGGAGTACGCGGTCCTCGGCCTGCAAACCGACTACACCCCCTACACCTGGACGCCGGTGGACTCGCTGTCCTGGCTCAAGGCCCTGGCCTGGGACCTGCGCGACAACATGCAGTCCGAGATCGACCGGGCCCTGTCCTCGCAAACCGTGGCCAAGAACCAGGTGGACCAGCTGTTCCCGCCCTATCCGGCCTCGCATCCGGTGATCGTGCATCAGGGTGCTGTCGTGAACGGCGCCTTCGACCAGAACGCCTCGCCCACCTCCGACGTCCCGCTGTCCGGGGCGGCGCTCCCGGCATCGGCGGCCAGTGCGCTGGCGAACCTCTCGCACACCGTCTCCGCCCTCCCGGCCTATCTACAGCCGACCGTCGAGGGCGTCGGTTCCAACTCCTGGGTGGTCTCCGGCGATCTGACCGCGACCGGCAAACCCTTGCTGGCCAACGACCCGCACCTGGCCCCGCAGCTGCCCTCGATCTGGTATCAGATGGGTCTGCACTGCACGACCGTGGACGCGGCCTGCCCCTACGACGTCACCGGGTTCACCATGCCCGGCACCCCCGGCGTGGTGATCGGCCACACCCCGACCGTGGCCTGGGGCTTCACCAACGGCACCGAGGACGTCAGCGACCTGGTCCTGGAGAAGGTCAGCGGCAGCACCTACGAGTACGACGGCCACCAGGTCCCGTTGACGGTCAAGCAGGAGACCATCAAGGTCGCCGGCGGCAAGTCCGTCCCGATCACCGTCCGCACCACGAACCAGGGCCCGCTGGTCTCCGACGCCGACAAGGACATCGCCAGCGCCGGCAACGGATACGCCGTGGCGTTGCGCTGGACGGCGCTGACCCCCGGGCACACCGCCGACGCGCTGTTCGCCCTGGACCGCGCGACCGACTGGGCCTCGTTCCGGGCCGCGGCAGCGGACTTCGCCGTGCCGTCGCAGAACATGATCTACGCCGACACCTCCGGCAACATCGGCTACCAGACCCCGGGCCGGATCCCGATCCGGAAGAACGGCGACGGCCGCTGGCCGGTGCCCGGCTGGACCGACCAGTACGAGTGGACCGGCTACGTCCCCTTCGACCAGCTGCCGCACGAGCTGAACCCGGCCGACGGCTTCGTGGCCACCGCCAACAACCCGATCATCGGGCCGGAGTATCCGTATCTGCTCTCGGAGGACTTCGACTACGGGTACCGCGCGAACGAGATCACCAAGCGCCTGCAGGCCGCCACCGCCGACGGCAAGAAGATCGACGCCGCCGGGATGCGCGCCATCCAGTCCGACACCCGCAACGAGTTCGCGTCCGTGCTGGTGCCGTACCTGCAGAAGCTTCCGGCCTCGTCGAAGAAGCAGACCCAGGCAGCGGTCGCGCTGTTCAACGGCTGGGACTATACGACTCCTGACACGTCGGCCGCCGCGGCGTACTTCTACGAGGTCTGGAAGTTCATCTGCAAGGACGCCTTCGAGGCCAAGCTGCCCTCCTCGGTGGACGTGGACGGCGGCGACCGCTGGTTCGCGGTAACCACCGACCTGCTGCCGGAAGCGTCCAGCTTCTGGTGGAACGGGAACCGCGACGCGTTGCTGGCCAAGGCGATGGATCAGGCCTCGGCCGAGCTGACCTCACAACAGGGTTCTGATGTGAAGGGCTGGCAGTGGGGCGCGCTGCACAAGCTGACCCCGACCAACCAGACGCTGGGCACCGGCGGGCCGTGGTTCGTCAAGTGGCTGGTGAACGGCGACCCGGTGCCGGTCTCCGGCGGCTCGTCGGTCGTGGACGCGACCGGCTTCGACATCGCCAAGGACTTCTCGGTCGACGAGCTGCCCTCGATGCGGATGGTCGTGGACCTGTCGAATCTGGACGCCTCGACCTGGGTGAACCTCACCGGCGCCTCCGGCCACGTCGACGATCCGAACTACCTGGACCAGCTGCCGCTGTGGCGCACCTTCCAGACGCTGCCGTGGCCGTACTCCAGGCCCGCGGTCCTGGCGGCCGCCAAGGACAAGCTCACGCTGGCGCCGTAG